One stretch of Pseudomonas azotoformans DNA includes these proteins:
- a CDS encoding YkgJ family cysteine cluster protein has protein sequence MSEASPCLNCGACCSHFRVSFFWGECASSGGTVPDDLVVQINPTRVAMIGTDQKPARCCSLEGEVGEGTRCTIYEKRSSVCREFESSWYQGVHNADCDAARAAFGLAPLEEPFELALPISA, from the coding sequence ATGTCCGAAGCCAGTCCGTGTCTGAATTGCGGTGCCTGCTGTTCACACTTTCGTGTGTCTTTCTTCTGGGGTGAGTGCGCCTCGTCGGGGGGCACGGTGCCCGATGACCTGGTGGTGCAGATCAACCCGACCCGCGTGGCCATGATCGGCACCGACCAGAAACCCGCGCGCTGCTGCAGCCTGGAGGGTGAAGTGGGCGAAGGCACCCGCTGCACGATCTACGAAAAGCGCTCAAGCGTGTGCCGTGAGTTCGAGTCCTCGTGGTACCAGGGCGTGCACAACGCCGATTGCGATGCAGCCCGAGCCGCCTTTGGCCTGGCACCGCTGGAAGAGCCTTTCGAACTGGCGTTGCCGATCAGCGCTTAG
- a CDS encoding spinster family MFS transporter has product MQNSTQAANAWRILFLLFLANLFNFFDRTIPAIIIEPIRMEWHLSDFQLGIIGTAFTIVYAIAGLPLGRLADTGSRSKLMGWGLFAWSGLTAVNGLVGSFWTFLLVRMGIGIGEASYAPAANSLIGDLFPAHRRARAMGIFMLGLPLGLLLAFFTIGWMVKAFDSWRAPFFIAAVPGLILAVFMFYIKEPKRGAAETVQVSQERVDRPIRRVLAVPTFLWLVLAGLCFNFATYACNSFLVPMLQRYFLMPLQDAAVATGVIVGLTGLVGLTLGGWIADKIHQRVANGRLLFAAFSLIISTVTTAWALHAGRIEIGVFVALFSVGWLFAYNFYTCVYTAIQDVVEPRLRATAMALFFAGLYLLGGGMGPIVVGGLSDHFAHSAMYAAGAEQMTEAYKAVGLHDAMYLIPVALFLTMLFLFQASRSFVRDAKRMKDGLGAVEVPASAVTA; this is encoded by the coding sequence ATGCAGAACTCGACCCAAGCGGCGAATGCCTGGCGCATTCTGTTCCTGCTGTTCCTCGCCAACCTGTTCAACTTCTTCGACCGCACCATCCCGGCGATCATCATCGAGCCAATCCGCATGGAATGGCACCTGAGCGACTTCCAGCTCGGCATCATCGGCACCGCCTTCACCATCGTCTACGCCATTGCCGGGCTGCCGCTCGGGCGCCTGGCCGACACCGGCTCGCGCAGCAAACTGATGGGGTGGGGCCTGTTCGCCTGGAGCGGGCTGACGGCGGTCAATGGCCTGGTCGGCAGCTTCTGGACGTTTCTACTGGTGCGCATGGGCATCGGCATTGGCGAAGCCAGCTATGCCCCGGCTGCCAACTCGCTGATTGGCGACCTGTTCCCGGCACACCGCCGCGCCCGGGCCATGGGGATCTTCATGCTGGGCCTGCCGTTGGGGCTGTTGCTGGCGTTCTTCACCATTGGCTGGATGGTCAAGGCATTCGACAGCTGGCGTGCGCCGTTCTTTATCGCTGCGGTGCCGGGGCTGATCCTGGCGGTGTTCATGTTCTATATCAAGGAACCCAAGCGCGGCGCGGCAGAGACCGTACAAGTATCCCAGGAACGCGTCGACCGCCCGATCCGCCGCGTGTTGGCGGTGCCGACCTTTCTGTGGCTGGTGCTGGCCGGGTTGTGCTTCAACTTCGCGACGTATGCCTGCAACTCGTTCCTGGTGCCGATGTTGCAGCGTTACTTCCTGATGCCATTGCAGGATGCTGCGGTTGCTACGGGTGTGATTGTCGGCCTGACCGGCCTGGTGGGCCTGACCCTGGGCGGCTGGATTGCTGACAAAATCCATCAGCGCGTCGCCAATGGCCGCCTATTGTTTGCGGCGTTCAGCCTGATCATCTCTACCGTGACCACCGCGTGGGCGTTACACGCCGGGCGCATCGAGATTGGTGTGTTTGTGGCGCTGTTCAGTGTGGGCTGGTTGTTCGCTTATAACTTCTACACCTGCGTGTATACAGCGATCCAGGACGTGGTCGAGCCGCGCCTGCGGGCCACGGCGATGGCGCTGTTCTTCGCCGGCCTGTACTTGCTGGGCGGTGGCATGGGGCCGATCGTGGTGGGTGGCTTGTCCGACCACTTTGCCCATTCGGCGATGTACGCGGCGGGGGCAGAGCAGATGACCGAGGCTTACAAGGCCGTGGGATTGCACGACGCCATGTACCTGATTCCGGTGGCGTTGTTTTTGACCATGCTGTTCCTGTTCCAGGCGTCGCGCAGTTTTGTGCGCGATGCCAAGCGGATGA